The proteins below are encoded in one region of Pseudonocardia sp. DSM 110487:
- the pheT gene encoding phenylalanine--tRNA ligase subunit beta, producing the protein MRVPLSWLAEHLGELPPADDTAEAFVRVGLEIEDVHEPPELTGPIVVGRVLEFEVLEGLKKPIRWCQVDVGEKVRGIICGAANFAAGDLVVIALPGAVLPGPFPISSRKTYGHVSDGMIASARELGLGSDHAGIMVLPPGTAEPGDDALPLLGRDDAVLELAITPDRGYCFSVRGLARELAGSLDIDFSDPAGRVAVPAAEGDAWPVELPDPGCARFVARRVDGVDPAAPSPWWMQRRLLAAGMRPISLIVDVTNYVMLELGQPLHAYDAARLSGPIVVRRAQAGEKLVTLDDVERTLEPDDLLITDDSGAIGLAGVMGGASTEIAGPGEDGRIDVLIEAAHFEQAVIARAARRHKLPSEASKRFERVVDPELPPVAAERAAQLLVEHGGGTLAAGRTDAGAAPQQTPVRMPIDLPDQVAGSTYAPGATVRRLTQIGCAVDLLTGDDGRARVVARPPSWRPDLVQPADLVEEVLRLEGYDTIPSVLPPAPAGRGHTPGQERRRAVSRALAEAGYVEVEPFPFVGPSAWDAFGLPADDVRRRTVHVLNPLDAERAELATTLLPGLLETLVRNRSRGATDLALFHVGQVVLPHAEPKPMPDPDVTGRPSDAELAQIEAALPAQPLHVAAVLAGEREQRGWWGPGRASGWADAVQAARLVGQAAGVELRVTAAALPPFHPGRCAALRVGDWIVGHAGELHPKVVEALGLPARTCAMELDLDAIPLTDRRPTPKVSPYPPIAVDVALVADATVPAADIADTLHDGGGNLLEDVRLFDVYTGEQVGAGRRSLAFTLRFRAPDRTLTSEEANEARDAAIALAEQRHAAVLRG; encoded by the coding sequence GTGCGTGTTCCGCTGTCCTGGCTCGCCGAGCACCTCGGTGAGCTCCCGCCTGCCGACGACACCGCCGAGGCGTTCGTGCGCGTCGGGCTCGAGATCGAGGACGTCCACGAGCCACCGGAGCTGACCGGCCCGATCGTGGTCGGGCGGGTGCTGGAGTTCGAGGTCCTCGAGGGGCTCAAGAAGCCCATCCGCTGGTGCCAGGTCGACGTCGGCGAGAAAGTGCGCGGCATCATCTGCGGCGCGGCCAACTTCGCGGCGGGCGACCTCGTCGTCATCGCGCTGCCGGGGGCCGTGCTGCCCGGGCCGTTCCCGATCTCATCGCGCAAGACCTACGGCCACGTCTCCGACGGCATGATCGCCTCCGCCCGCGAGCTCGGCCTCGGCTCCGACCACGCCGGCATCATGGTGCTGCCTCCCGGCACCGCAGAGCCAGGCGACGACGCGCTGCCCCTGCTCGGGCGCGACGACGCGGTGCTCGAGCTGGCCATCACCCCCGACCGCGGCTACTGCTTCTCGGTGCGAGGGCTCGCCCGCGAGCTGGCCGGCTCCCTCGACATCGACTTCAGCGACCCGGCCGGCCGGGTCGCCGTGCCCGCCGCCGAGGGCGACGCCTGGCCCGTTGAGCTCCCCGACCCGGGCTGCGCGCGGTTCGTCGCCCGCCGCGTCGACGGCGTCGACCCCGCCGCGCCGTCGCCGTGGTGGATGCAGCGCAGGCTCCTCGCGGCCGGGATGCGGCCCATCTCGCTGATCGTCGACGTCACCAACTACGTGATGCTCGAGCTCGGGCAGCCCCTGCACGCCTACGACGCCGCCCGGCTGTCCGGTCCGATCGTCGTGCGCCGCGCGCAGGCGGGGGAGAAGCTCGTCACCCTCGACGACGTCGAGCGCACGCTCGAGCCCGATGACCTGCTCATCACCGACGACTCGGGGGCAATCGGGCTCGCGGGCGTGATGGGCGGCGCGTCCACGGAGATCGCCGGGCCTGGCGAGGACGGGCGCATCGATGTCCTCATCGAGGCCGCCCACTTCGAGCAGGCCGTGATCGCGCGCGCCGCCCGGCGGCACAAGCTGCCGTCGGAGGCGTCGAAGCGGTTCGAGCGGGTGGTCGACCCCGAGCTGCCTCCCGTGGCCGCCGAGCGGGCCGCGCAGCTGCTCGTCGAGCACGGCGGCGGCACGCTCGCCGCGGGCCGCACCGATGCGGGCGCCGCACCGCAGCAGACGCCCGTGCGGATGCCGATCGACCTGCCCGATCAGGTCGCAGGCAGTACGTACGCGCCGGGGGCAACCGTGCGCCGGCTCACCCAGATCGGATGCGCCGTCGACCTGCTGACCGGCGACGACGGCCGCGCGCGCGTCGTCGCGCGCCCGCCGTCATGGCGGCCCGACCTCGTGCAGCCCGCCGACCTGGTGGAGGAGGTGCTGCGCCTCGAGGGCTACGACACGATCCCGTCGGTGCTGCCCCCCGCCCCTGCCGGCCGCGGGCACACACCGGGCCAGGAGCGGCGCCGGGCCGTGTCACGGGCCCTCGCTGAGGCCGGGTACGTCGAGGTGGAGCCCTTCCCGTTCGTCGGGCCCTCCGCGTGGGACGCGTTCGGGCTGCCCGCCGACGACGTGCGCCGCCGCACCGTCCACGTCCTCAACCCGCTCGATGCCGAGCGCGCCGAGCTCGCCACCACCCTGCTGCCGGGGCTACTCGAGACGCTGGTGCGCAACCGCTCCCGCGGCGCAACCGACCTCGCGCTGTTCCACGTCGGGCAGGTCGTGCTGCCGCACGCCGAGCCGAAGCCGATGCCCGACCCGGACGTCACCGGCCGACCGTCCGACGCCGAGCTGGCCCAGATCGAGGCTGCCCTGCCGGCGCAGCCGCTGCACGTCGCCGCGGTGCTCGCGGGTGAGCGCGAGCAGCGCGGCTGGTGGGGGCCGGGACGGGCGTCCGGGTGGGCCGACGCCGTGCAGGCGGCGCGGCTGGTCGGCCAGGCGGCGGGCGTCGAGCTGCGGGTCACCGCGGCCGCGCTGCCACCGTTCCACCCCGGCCGGTGCGCCGCCCTGCGCGTCGGCGACTGGATCGTCGGGCACGCGGGCGAGCTGCACCCGAAGGTCGTGGAGGCGCTCGGGCTGCCGGCGCGAACCTGCGCCATGGAGCTGGACCTCGACGCGATCCCGCTGACCGACCGCAGGCCGACGCCGAAGGTGTCGCCCTACCCGCCGATCGCGGTCGACGTCGCGCTCGTGGCCGATGCCACCGTGCCCGCGGCCGACATCGCCGACACACTGCACGACGGTGGCGGCAACCTCCTCGAGGACGTCCGCCTCTTCGACGTCTACACCGGCGAGCAGGTCGGCGCCGGACGCCGGTCGCTGGCGTTCACGCTCCGGTTCAGGGCCCCCGACCGCACTCTCACCAGCGAGGAGGCCAACGAGGCCCGGGACGCGGCGATCGCACTCGCCGAGCAGCGGCACGCGGCGGTGTTGCGCGGCTGA
- a CDS encoding DNA alkylation repair protein, with product MHPIVERLRADLAAQADPSAALEMQRYMKSEMPFRGVAKPARERLLKDAVAALPLADPASLVAVVRGLWDGAEFREERYLALSLTGHRRYLQWLDPSWVPLLRHWIVTGSWWDFTDEIASRRIGPLLRAHPEELRPVIRAWITDPDRWLRRTSVICQLQAAGSIDIALLTDAIEANIADPDFFLRKGIGWALRQHARVDPDWVRTFVDDHPELSPLARREAMRHLGA from the coding sequence GTGCACCCGATCGTCGAGCGGCTGCGGGCCGATCTCGCCGCGCAGGCAGACCCGTCCGCGGCGCTGGAGATGCAGCGGTACATGAAGTCGGAGATGCCGTTCCGCGGGGTGGCGAAGCCGGCCCGCGAGCGGCTGCTGAAGGATGCCGTCGCGGCGCTTCCACTCGCCGACCCCGCATCGCTCGTCGCCGTGGTGCGAGGGCTGTGGGACGGTGCGGAGTTCCGCGAGGAGCGCTACCTCGCCCTGTCACTCACCGGCCACCGCCGGTACCTGCAGTGGCTCGACCCGTCGTGGGTGCCGCTGCTGCGGCACTGGATCGTCACGGGCTCATGGTGGGACTTCACCGACGAGATCGCGAGCCGCCGGATCGGCCCGCTGCTCAGGGCACACCCCGAGGAGCTGCGCCCCGTGATCCGCGCGTGGATCACCGACCCGGACCGCTGGCTGCGCCGCACATCCGTCATCTGCCAGCTCCAGGCGGCAGGGTCGATCGACATCGCGCTGCTCACCGACGCGATCGAGGCCAACATCGCCGACCCCGACTTCTTCCTCCGCAAGGGCATCGGCTGGGCCCTGCGCCAGCACGCCCGCGTCGACCCGGACTGGGTCCGCACGTTCGTCGACGACCACCCGGAGCTCTCGCCGCTCGCCCGCCGCGAGGCCATGCGCCACCTGGGCGCTTGA
- a CDS encoding YafY family protein, which translates to MANTSSRTLRLLSLLQTHRYWPGPELADRLAVSVRTLRRDIDRLRELGYPVEASRGVDGGYQLAPGAALPPLVLDDEEAVALAVGLQAAAQGGVAGIAESSVRALTKVVQVMPPRLRRRVDALRAMTVPVTWGNTAPSTDPAVLTALAQACRDTERLEFGYTARSGKRTDRHVEPLRLVSLGRRWYLVAYDLGRHDWRSFRVDRIDAPQTTGARFLPRTLPAEDAAAFVRASTEQVPGWTVDVLVDAPTGRVRKLVDRWGTADDAGDGRCRLRMRVDSLDWPAMMLGAIGADFEVVSPPELLDHVRGWARTFDRATGPAGD; encoded by the coding sequence ATGGCGAACACGAGCTCGCGGACGCTGCGGCTGCTGTCCCTGCTGCAGACCCACCGCTACTGGCCGGGGCCGGAGCTGGCCGATCGGCTCGCCGTCTCGGTGCGGACGCTGCGGCGCGACATCGATCGCCTCCGCGAGCTGGGCTACCCCGTCGAGGCGAGCCGCGGCGTCGACGGCGGGTACCAGCTCGCCCCTGGTGCCGCGCTCCCGCCGCTCGTGCTGGACGACGAGGAGGCGGTAGCGCTCGCCGTCGGACTGCAGGCCGCAGCGCAGGGCGGCGTGGCCGGGATCGCCGAGTCGTCGGTGCGCGCGCTCACCAAGGTGGTGCAGGTGATGCCGCCCCGGCTGCGGCGCCGCGTCGACGCGCTGCGAGCCATGACGGTGCCGGTGACCTGGGGCAACACAGCACCCAGCACCGACCCGGCCGTGCTCACCGCCCTCGCGCAGGCGTGCCGCGACACCGAGCGGCTCGAGTTCGGCTACACCGCGAGGTCCGGCAAGCGCACCGACCGGCACGTGGAACCGCTGCGGCTGGTGTCGCTCGGGCGTCGCTGGTACCTCGTCGCCTACGACCTGGGCCGCCACGACTGGCGCAGCTTCCGCGTCGACCGGATCGACGCTCCGCAGACCACGGGCGCCCGGTTCCTGCCCCGCACGCTGCCCGCGGAGGACGCCGCCGCGTTCGTGCGGGCGTCGACGGAGCAGGTGCCCGGCTGGACCGTGGACGTGCTGGTCGACGCGCCCACCGGGCGGGTGCGGAAGTTGGTGGACCGCTGGGGCACCGCCGATGACGCCGGCGACGGGCGGTGCCGGCTGCGCATGCGCGTCGACTCGCTGGACTGGCCGGCGATGATGCTCGGGGCGATCGGCGCGGACTTCGAGGTGGTCTCGCCGCCCGAGCTGCTCGACCACGTGCGCGGCTGGGCGCGGACGTTCGACAGGGCCACCGGGCCGGCAGGCGACTGA
- a CDS encoding DinB family protein, whose product MTSTQEAPVMTTIALTGERADILETLTVHRQFLRHTVQGLTDDQARQRTTASELTLGGLIKHVAETEQSWAEFILNGPDALGGGDVDWSEPTPELVEQYTAGFRLLPDETLEGVLARYDEVARRTDGLVATVDLDLSHPLPEAPWFPKGATRSARRAFLHIVAETAQHAGHADIIRESLDGQKTMG is encoded by the coding sequence ATGACCAGCACCCAGGAGGCCCCCGTCATGACCACCATCGCGCTGACCGGAGAGCGTGCGGACATCCTCGAGACCCTCACGGTGCACCGCCAGTTCCTGCGGCACACCGTGCAGGGGCTCACCGACGACCAGGCACGGCAGCGCACCACGGCGAGCGAGCTGACCCTCGGTGGACTGATCAAGCACGTCGCCGAGACCGAGCAGAGCTGGGCGGAGTTCATCCTGAACGGGCCCGATGCGCTGGGCGGCGGCGACGTCGACTGGAGCGAGCCCACCCCTGAACTCGTCGAGCAGTACACCGCGGGCTTCCGGCTGCTCCCCGACGAGACCCTTGAAGGCGTGCTCGCCCGCTACGACGAGGTCGCCCGGCGCACCGACGGGCTCGTCGCCACCGTCGACCTCGACCTCTCCCACCCGCTGCCCGAGGCGCCGTGGTTCCCGAAGGGCGCCACCCGCTCTGCACGCCGCGCCTTCCTGCACATCGTCGCCGAGACGGCCCAGCACGCCGGGCACGCCGACATCATCCGCGAGTCCCTCGACGGCCAGAAGACGATGGGCTGA
- the argC gene encoding N-acetyl-gamma-glutamyl-phosphate reductase, producing the protein MVRVAVAGASGYAGGELLRLLLAHPDVEIGSLTAGGSAGTRLGAHQPHLLPLADRVLEDTTAETLAGHDVVFLALPHGKSAELAAQLGDDTVVIDCGADHRLADPAAWERWYGGAHAGSWPYGLPELPGARDALRGAKRVAVPGCYPTAVSLALAPAFAAGIAEPEVVVTAVTGTSGAGKSLKPHLLGAEVMGSLSAYGVGGVHRHTPEMVQNLSAAAGAPVSVSFTPVLAPLPRGILATCTARTSVTAAEAVEVYAKAYADEPFVYLLPEGSWPATAATLGANTVQLQVTVDADAGRLVVVAAIDNLTKGTAGGAIQCMNLALGLPETAGLPLTGVAP; encoded by the coding sequence ATGGTGCGGGTAGCGGTGGCAGGCGCGAGCGGGTACGCCGGGGGAGAGCTCCTCCGGCTCCTGCTCGCGCATCCGGACGTGGAGATCGGGAGCCTCACGGCGGGCGGGAGCGCGGGCACGCGCCTGGGGGCGCACCAGCCCCACCTGCTCCCGCTGGCCGATCGCGTGCTGGAGGACACCACCGCCGAGACCCTCGCGGGCCACGACGTCGTCTTCCTCGCGCTCCCGCACGGGAAGTCCGCGGAGCTGGCCGCGCAGCTCGGTGACGACACGGTTGTGATCGACTGCGGCGCCGACCACCGGCTCGCCGACCCGGCCGCGTGGGAGCGCTGGTACGGCGGCGCGCACGCGGGCAGCTGGCCGTACGGGTTGCCCGAGCTTCCCGGCGCCCGGGATGCGCTCCGGGGCGCGAAGCGGGTCGCCGTTCCCGGCTGCTATCCCACGGCGGTGAGCCTTGCGCTCGCTCCGGCCTTCGCCGCCGGGATCGCGGAACCCGAGGTCGTCGTCACGGCCGTCACCGGCACGTCCGGCGCGGGCAAGTCGCTCAAGCCACACCTGCTCGGCGCCGAGGTGATGGGCTCGCTGTCGGCGTACGGGGTGGGCGGCGTGCACCGGCACACCCCGGAGATGGTGCAGAACCTGTCGGCCGCCGCCGGCGCGCCCGTCTCCGTGAGCTTCACGCCGGTACTGGCCCCGCTGCCGCGCGGCATCCTCGCCACCTGCACGGCGCGCACGAGCGTGACGGCGGCCGAGGCGGTCGAGGTCTACGCGAAGGCATACGCCGACGAGCCCTTCGTGTACCTGCTCCCCGAAGGCAGCTGGCCCGCCACCGCGGCCACGCTGGGCGCGAACACCGTCCAGCTGCAGGTCACGGTCGACGCGGACGCAGGCAGGCTGGTCGTTGTCGCCGCGATCGACAACCTGACGAAGGGCACGGCCGGCGGCGCGATCCAGTGCATGAACCTGGCGCTCGGCCTGCCCGAGACCGCGGGCCTGCCGCTGACGGGTGTCGCGCCGTGA
- the argJ gene encoding bifunctional glutamate N-acetyltransferase/amino-acid acetyltransferase ArgJ: MSVTQPKGFRAAGVVAGIRTGEGPDLALVVNDGPQHAAAGVFTRNKVKAAPVLWSEQVLATGRLRAVVLNAGNANACTGPEGFQTAHATAEKAAELLGCGAIEVAVCSTGLIGSQLPRDNVLDGVAAAHTALGADAAGGLAAATAVMTTDTVAKEAAHTDSAGWRIGGFTKGAGMIAPSMATMLTVITTDAVLDAPALDAALRPAVRVSFDRLDIDGCMSTNDTVLLLASGASGVVPDAEAFGAALTDLCKDLARQMQADAEGVTKRMTINVTGAASEDDAVTVARTVARDSLVKTALFGSDPNWGRIAAAVGYSDAAVDPDRIDVTINGVLLCLGGVAAGDRSAADLKGADVLVEIALGLGDGAAEILTTDLSHGYVEENSAYSS; the protein is encoded by the coding sequence GTGAGCGTCACGCAGCCCAAGGGCTTCCGGGCCGCAGGTGTCGTCGCAGGCATCCGCACCGGCGAGGGTCCCGACCTCGCCCTCGTCGTCAACGACGGCCCTCAGCACGCCGCCGCGGGTGTCTTCACCCGCAACAAGGTCAAGGCCGCCCCGGTCCTGTGGTCGGAGCAGGTGCTCGCCACCGGCAGGCTGCGCGCGGTCGTGCTCAACGCAGGCAACGCCAACGCCTGCACCGGCCCGGAGGGCTTCCAGACCGCCCACGCCACCGCGGAGAAGGCGGCCGAGCTGCTCGGGTGCGGGGCGATCGAGGTCGCGGTGTGCTCCACCGGCCTGATCGGCTCGCAGCTGCCCCGCGACAACGTCCTCGACGGGGTCGCGGCCGCGCACACCGCACTCGGGGCCGACGCCGCGGGCGGCCTGGCCGCCGCCACCGCCGTGATGACGACCGACACCGTCGCCAAGGAGGCCGCTCACACCGACTCCGCGGGCTGGCGCATCGGCGGGTTCACCAAGGGAGCGGGCATGATCGCTCCCTCGATGGCCACGATGCTCACGGTCATCACCACCGACGCCGTGCTCGACGCACCCGCCCTGGACGCGGCCCTGCGCCCCGCCGTGCGCGTGAGCTTCGACCGGCTCGACATCGATGGCTGCATGTCCACCAACGACACCGTGCTGCTGCTCGCCTCGGGCGCCTCAGGGGTCGTCCCGGACGCCGAGGCGTTCGGCGCCGCGCTGACCGACCTGTGCAAGGACCTGGCGCGGCAGATGCAGGCCGACGCAGAGGGCGTCACGAAGCGGATGACGATCAACGTCACCGGTGCCGCGTCGGAGGACGACGCGGTGACGGTCGCCCGCACGGTGGCCCGCGACAGCCTCGTCAAGACCGCCCTCTTCGGCTCGGACCCCAACTGGGGCCGGATCGCGGCCGCCGTCGGCTACTCCGACGCCGCCGTCGACCCCGACCGGATCGACGTCACCATCAACGGGGTGCTGCTCTGCCTTGGCGGAGTCGCCGCGGGCGACCGCTCCGCCGCCGACCTGAAGGGCGCCGACGTCCTCGTCGAGATCGCGCTCGGCCTCGGCGACGGTGCCGCGGAGATCCTCACCACCGACCTGTCCCACGGCTACGTCGAGGAGAACAGTGCGTATTCCTCTTGA
- the argB gene encoding acetylglutamate kinase, which yields MRIPLEERLSRAGEKAGVLAEALPWLQRFHDKIVVVKYGGNAMVDEELKQAFAKDMVFLRLAGIHPVVVHGGGPQITAMLDRLGLPAEFRGGLRVTTPETIDVVRMVLVGQVGRELVGLINKHGPYAVGLSGEDAHLFTAEKRTALVDGEAVDIGLVGDVVHVNPDAVLDIVRAGRIPVVAGVAPDVDGTVYNINADSAAAALASALGAAKLVVLTDVAGLFANYPDPESVISALTADELEPMLPGLASGMAPKMEACLRAVRGGVPQAHVIDGRMPHSVLLEVFTSEGVGTMVTP from the coding sequence GTGCGTATTCCTCTTGAGGAGCGGCTGAGCCGGGCGGGGGAGAAGGCAGGCGTCCTCGCCGAGGCGCTGCCATGGCTGCAGCGCTTCCACGACAAGATCGTCGTGGTCAAGTACGGCGGCAACGCGATGGTGGACGAGGAGCTCAAGCAGGCCTTCGCCAAGGACATGGTGTTCCTGCGACTCGCAGGCATCCACCCCGTGGTCGTCCACGGCGGTGGCCCGCAGATCACCGCGATGCTCGACCGGCTCGGCCTGCCCGCGGAGTTCCGCGGCGGGCTGCGCGTCACCACCCCGGAGACGATCGACGTCGTGCGGATGGTGCTGGTCGGGCAGGTCGGGCGCGAGCTCGTCGGGTTGATCAACAAGCACGGCCCGTACGCCGTTGGCCTGTCCGGCGAGGACGCGCACCTGTTCACCGCGGAGAAGCGCACCGCGCTCGTCGACGGCGAGGCGGTCGACATCGGGCTGGTCGGCGACGTCGTGCACGTCAACCCGGACGCGGTGCTCGACATCGTGCGGGCCGGGCGGATCCCGGTGGTCGCGGGCGTTGCCCCGGACGTCGACGGGACGGTCTACAACATCAACGCCGACAGCGCGGCCGCCGCGCTGGCCTCGGCGCTGGGCGCGGCGAAGCTCGTCGTGCTCACCGACGTGGCAGGGCTCTTCGCGAACTACCCCGACCCGGAGTCGGTGATCAGCGCCCTCACCGCCGACGAGCTGGAGCCGATGCTGCCCGGCCTGGCGAGCGGGATGGCGCCCAAGATGGAGGCCTGCCTCCGGGCGGTGCGCGGTGGCGTGCCGCAGGCCCATGTGATCGACGGGCGGATGCCGCACTCGGTGCTGCTCGAGGTATTCACCAGCGAGGGAGTCGGAACGATGGTGACCCCATGA
- a CDS encoding acetylornithine transaminase gives MTDLTQRWQAAMMDNYGTPPLTLVRGSGAEVWDADGNRYLDLVAGIAVNALGHGHPAVIDAVTTQMRTLGHTSNLYITEPPLELAEKLLELIDRPGRVVFCNSGAEANEAAFKMARRTGRPKIIACENAFHGRTMGALALTGQEPKRTPFYPMTPGVEHIPFGDVAALEAAVDADTAAVFLEPILGEAGAINPPDGYLQAARRITAEHGALLVLDEVQTGIGRTGSWFAFQQAGVVPDVVTLAKGLAGGLPIGACIGLDAAGDLLTPGQHGTTFGGNPVVAAAALAVLRTIAEEGLLEQVTQVGKEIATSVEAMGHPLVADVSGAGLLIGFGLRKPVSTAVAAAARAGGFLVNNAVPDRVRLVPPLVLTEAQAREFLAAFPKFLDAGNE, from the coding sequence ATGACTGACCTGACCCAGCGGTGGCAGGCCGCGATGATGGACAACTACGGCACCCCGCCGCTCACGCTCGTACGCGGCAGCGGCGCCGAGGTGTGGGACGCCGACGGCAATCGCTACCTCGACCTGGTCGCGGGCATCGCGGTGAACGCGCTGGGCCACGGGCACCCGGCCGTGATCGACGCCGTCACCACCCAGATGCGGACGCTCGGCCACACGTCCAACCTCTACATCACCGAGCCGCCCCTGGAACTGGCCGAGAAGCTCCTGGAGCTGATCGACCGGCCCGGCCGGGTCGTGTTCTGCAACTCGGGTGCCGAGGCCAACGAGGCCGCGTTCAAGATGGCCCGACGCACCGGCCGGCCGAAGATCATCGCCTGCGAGAACGCCTTCCACGGCCGCACCATGGGCGCGCTCGCCCTGACCGGCCAGGAGCCCAAGCGCACGCCGTTCTACCCGATGACGCCGGGCGTGGAGCACATCCCGTTCGGCGACGTGGCCGCGCTCGAGGCGGCCGTCGACGCCGACACGGCTGCCGTGTTCCTGGAGCCGATCCTCGGCGAGGCGGGCGCGATCAACCCGCCGGATGGCTACCTGCAGGCGGCCCGGCGGATCACCGCCGAGCACGGAGCCCTGCTCGTGCTCGACGAGGTGCAGACCGGGATCGGCCGCACCGGCTCGTGGTTCGCGTTCCAGCAGGCCGGTGTGGTGCCCGACGTCGTGACGCTCGCCAAGGGCCTCGCGGGCGGGCTGCCGATCGGCGCGTGCATCGGTCTCGACGCCGCGGGCGACCTCCTGACGCCCGGCCAGCACGGCACCACGTTCGGCGGCAACCCGGTGGTCGCGGCCGCCGCGCTCGCCGTGCTGCGCACGATCGCAGAGGAGGGCCTGCTGGAGCAGGTCACGCAGGTCGGCAAGGAGATCGCGACGTCGGTGGAGGCCATGGGCCACCCGCTCGTCGCCGACGTCAGCGGCGCGGGTCTGCTGATCGGCTTCGGCCTGCGCAAGCCGGTGTCCACCGCGGTGGCCGCGGCCGCCCGCGCAGGCGGGTTCCTCGTGAACAACGCGGTGCCCGACCGCGTGCGGCTCGTCCCGCCGCTCGTGCTCACCGAGGCCCAGGCCCGCGAGTTCCTCGCGGCCTTCCCGAAGTTCCTGGATGCGGGTAATGAGTAG
- the argF gene encoding ornithine carbamoyltransferase — protein MSRHLLRDDDLTPDEQREVLDLADAMKADRFAQRPLEGPKAVAVLFDKPSTRTRISFEVGIGQLGGTPLIVDAQASQLGRGETIADTARVLSRYVDAIVWRTGDQSRIEEMAAGASVPVVNALTDQFHPCQVLADLQTIRERFGRLAGLTLTYLGDGANNMAHSLLLGGATAGMHVRICAPEGFQPDGGVLRDAKNRASDTGGGVELIADPHAAVDGVDVVVTDTWVSMGQEHDGLDRAAPFRPLQVNARLLERAGEGAIVLHCLPAHRGDEITDDVLDGPASAVWDEAENRLHAQKALLAWLLRQP, from the coding sequence ATGAGTAGGCACCTGCTGCGCGACGACGACCTGACGCCTGACGAGCAGCGCGAGGTCCTCGACCTCGCCGACGCGATGAAGGCCGACCGTTTCGCCCAGCGCCCCCTGGAAGGGCCGAAGGCCGTCGCGGTGCTGTTCGACAAGCCGTCGACCCGCACCCGGATCTCGTTCGAGGTGGGGATCGGCCAGCTCGGCGGCACGCCGCTGATCGTCGACGCGCAGGCGAGCCAGCTCGGCCGCGGCGAGACGATCGCCGACACCGCCCGCGTGCTGTCCCGCTACGTCGACGCGATCGTGTGGCGCACCGGCGACCAGTCCCGTATCGAGGAGATGGCCGCGGGGGCGTCGGTCCCGGTGGTCAACGCCCTCACCGACCAATTCCACCCGTGCCAGGTGCTGGCCGACCTGCAGACGATCCGCGAGCGGTTCGGCAGGCTCGCCGGGCTCACGCTGACCTACCTCGGCGACGGCGCCAACAACATGGCCCACTCGCTGCTGCTCGGCGGCGCCACGGCAGGCATGCACGTCCGGATCTGCGCTCCCGAGGGCTTCCAGCCCGACGGTGGCGTGCTGCGCGACGCGAAGAACCGGGCGTCCGACACCGGAGGCGGGGTCGAGCTGATCGCCGACCCGCACGCCGCGGTCGACGGCGTCGACGTCGTCGTCACCGACACCTGGGTGTCGATGGGCCAGGAGCACGACGGCCTCGACCGCGCGGCGCCGTTCCGGCCGCTGCAGGTCAACGCACGCCTGCTGGAACGGGCGGGCGAGGGCGCGATCGTGCTGCACTGCCTGCCCGCACACCGGGGTGACGAGATCACCGACGACGTGCTCGACGGCCCGGCCAGCGCGGTCTGGGACGAGGCCGAGAACCGGCTGCACGCACAGAAGGCACTCCTCGCATGGTTGCTCCGACAGCCGTGA
- a CDS encoding arginine repressor: MVAPTAVTGGTRAARQARIVELIRDRAVHSQTELLGLLEADGIATTQATLSRDLDELGALKVRGAYVIPDDGSPVRGVEGGTARLARLLGDLLVSADASGNLAVLRTPPGAAHYLASALDRAALHDVVGTIAGDDTLLVVAREPLTGAELVARLREL; the protein is encoded by the coding sequence ATGGTTGCTCCGACAGCCGTGACCGGGGGGACGCGCGCGGCCCGCCAGGCCCGGATCGTCGAGCTGATCCGGGACCGGGCCGTGCACAGCCAGACGGAGCTGCTCGGCCTGCTGGAGGCGGACGGGATCGCCACCACGCAGGCCACGCTCTCCCGCGACCTCGACGAGCTGGGCGCGCTCAAGGTCCGCGGTGCGTACGTGATCCCGGACGACGGCAGCCCGGTGCGGGGCGTCGAGGGCGGCACCGCCCGCCTCGCCAGGTTGCTGGGGGACCTGCTCGTGTCCGCGGACGCGAGTGGGAATCTTGCGGTCCTGCGCACCCCGCCGGGCGCGGCCCACTACCTGGCGAGCGCGCTGGACCGCGCTGCCCTGCACGACGTCGTCGGCACGATCGCCGGCGACGACACCCTGCTGGTGGTCGCCCGCGAGCCGCTCACCGGCGCCGAACTCGTCGCGCGCCTGCGCGAACTCTGA